Proteins encoded within one genomic window of Mycolicibacterium aubagnense:
- the recD gene encoding exodeoxyribonuclease V subunit alpha: MTAPPETTPDRLPDPMDWRQVPAATGLLATFNAAGVLNAADVHVAQRCCALAEEPSEVVALAVALAVRALREGSVCVDLSTVAEDIGDGGGLPWPAPDELVAAVAGSSLTGTAIRLDHERLVYLDRYWREEQQVCADLLALSAHASPAVTGTELERLFPPTRFAEQRAAAQLALTQPVTVLTGGPGTGKTTTVARLLALLAQAAHPARLRIALAAPTGKAAARLQEAVTAEVATLEPADQARLSGLRAVTLHRLLGRRPDSASRFKHHRGNRLPHDVIVVDETSMVSLTLMARLLEAVRPDARLLLVGDPDQLTSVQAGAVLADLVDGLADHPSIKIAALRTTHRFGAAIGGLAEAIRSGDTDQVLTLLRAGDPAIEFVEDADPAAVLRPVLAGHALKIRECALLGAGDDGLAAMDEHRLLCAHRDGPYGVRHWNHQVERWITDETGQATWSPWYPGRPLLVTANDYALGIYNGDTGLVTAGPDGVQVHIAGATATQQFSPSRIVDVETMYALTIHKSQGSQADEVTVILPPADSRLLTRELFYTAVTRAKKKVRIVGSADEVRAAVQRQALRASGLRDRLRAST, translated from the coding sequence ATGACCGCACCGCCGGAGACAACACCGGACCGGCTGCCCGACCCGATGGACTGGCGGCAGGTGCCGGCGGCCACCGGCCTACTGGCGACGTTCAACGCCGCCGGTGTGCTGAATGCCGCCGACGTACATGTGGCCCAAAGGTGTTGCGCGCTGGCAGAAGAGCCGAGCGAGGTCGTTGCGCTCGCGGTCGCGTTGGCGGTCCGCGCGCTGCGGGAAGGCTCGGTTTGTGTCGACCTCAGCACCGTCGCCGAGGACATCGGCGACGGCGGTGGCCTACCGTGGCCGGCGCCCGACGAACTGGTCGCCGCGGTCGCGGGCAGTTCGTTGACGGGCACGGCCATCCGGCTGGACCACGAGCGGCTGGTGTACCTCGATCGCTACTGGCGCGAAGAACAGCAGGTGTGCGCCGACCTGCTGGCACTGTCTGCGCACGCATCACCCGCCGTTACCGGCACAGAACTCGAACGGCTTTTCCCACCAACGCGTTTCGCCGAGCAGCGGGCCGCGGCGCAACTCGCGCTGACCCAGCCGGTGACCGTGCTGACCGGCGGCCCCGGCACCGGAAAGACCACGACCGTGGCCCGGCTGCTCGCGCTCCTGGCGCAGGCCGCGCACCCGGCCCGGCTGCGCATCGCACTCGCGGCACCGACCGGGAAGGCCGCAGCCCGGCTACAGGAGGCGGTCACGGCAGAAGTCGCCACGCTCGAGCCCGCCGATCAGGCGCGGCTCAGCGGACTGCGGGCCGTCACACTGCACCGGCTGCTCGGCCGCCGCCCCGACAGCGCCTCGCGGTTCAAGCACCACCGCGGCAACCGGTTGCCGCACGACGTCATCGTCGTCGACGAGACCTCCATGGTGTCGCTGACACTGATGGCCCGGCTGCTCGAAGCCGTGCGGCCCGACGCCCGGCTGCTGCTGGTCGGCGATCCCGACCAGCTGACCTCGGTGCAGGCCGGCGCCGTGCTGGCCGACCTGGTCGACGGGCTCGCCGATCATCCGTCCATCAAGATCGCCGCGCTGCGCACCACGCACCGGTTCGGGGCGGCCATCGGCGGCCTGGCCGAGGCGATCCGGTCCGGCGACACCGATCAGGTGCTGACACTGCTGCGCGCCGGGGACCCGGCGATCGAGTTCGTCGAGGATGCCGACCCGGCCGCGGTGCTGCGCCCGGTACTGGCGGGCCACGCGCTGAAGATCCGCGAGTGCGCGCTGCTGGGCGCCGGCGACGACGGCCTCGCCGCCATGGACGAGCACCGGCTGCTGTGTGCGCACCGCGACGGCCCGTACGGCGTTCGGCACTGGAACCACCAGGTGGAACGCTGGATCACCGACGAGACCGGGCAGGCCACGTGGTCGCCGTGGTACCCGGGCCGCCCGCTGTTGGTGACTGCCAACGACTACGCGCTCGGCATCTACAACGGCGACACCGGGCTGGTCACCGCCGGCCCCGACGGCGTGCAGGTACACATCGCCGGAGCGACTGCGACGCAACAGTTCTCGCCGAGCCGCATCGTCGACGTCGAGACCATGTACGCGCTGACCATCCACAAGAGCCAAGGGTCGCAAGCCGACGAGGTGACGGTGATCCTGCCGCCGGCCGACTCCCGGCTGCTGACCCGCGAACTGTTCTACACCGCCGTCACCCGCGCCAAGAAGAAGGTGCGCATCGTCGGGTCGGCCGACGAGGTGCGGGCCGCGGTGCAGCGGCAGGCCCTGCGCGCGTCGGGCCTGCGGGACCGGCTGCGGGCCAGTACCTAG
- a CDS encoding carboxymuconolactone decarboxylase family protein, with amino-acid sequence MDTTEPGLAHVHIDKQSPHAYRALVAVATAVTKTAAEAGLPPALVELVNTRVSLINGYPSCLEIHHRRAVKAGVTDKQLATLRAWRDTELFSEQERAALRLAEITTTLPDHDIAEREYARARAVLDDDQISAVIWVATAINAFNRVSILSRHTARP; translated from the coding sequence ATGGACACCACCGAACCGGGCCTCGCCCACGTGCACATCGACAAGCAGTCGCCCCACGCCTACCGGGCACTGGTCGCGGTGGCGACCGCGGTCACCAAGACCGCCGCCGAGGCCGGGCTGCCGCCCGCCTTGGTGGAACTGGTCAACACTCGGGTCTCCCTGATCAACGGCTACCCGTCGTGCCTGGAGATCCATCACCGGCGCGCGGTCAAGGCCGGCGTCACCGACAAGCAACTCGCGACGCTGCGCGCCTGGCGCGACACCGAGCTGTTCTCCGAACAGGAACGGGCCGCGCTACGGCTGGCGGAGATCACCACGACGCTGCCCGACCACGATATCGCCGAACGCGAATATGCAAGGGCGCGAGCGGTACTCGATGACGACCAGATCTCCGCGGTGATCTGGGTGGCCACCGCGATCAATGCCTTCAATCGGGTGTCGATCCTGAGCCGTCACACGGCGCGGCCCTAG